From a single Lolium rigidum isolate FL_2022 chromosome 7, APGP_CSIRO_Lrig_0.1, whole genome shotgun sequence genomic region:
- the LOC124675092 gene encoding putative cis-zeatin O-glucosyltransferase, with product MAVDSLESVAFVAVPFPAQGHLNQLMHLSLLVAKRGISVHYAAPAPHVRQARSRVHGWDPDALGSIKFHDLDVSTYESPPPDPTAPSPFPNHLMPMFETFTTAARAPLGVLLQTLSATHRRVVVVYDKLNSFAAVEAARLSNGEAFGLQCVAISYNIGWLDAGHRLITDHGLQFLPIDVCMSKEFVEYVFRTEKELQEAGGVASAGLVMNTCRALEGEFIDAIAEYPEFKDQKLFAVGPLNPLLDASARAPPGKTRHECMEWLDKQPPASVLYVSFGTTSSFRVEQIAEIAAALKGSKQRFIWVLRDADRADIFAESGSESPYEKLLSKFTADTEGTGLVITGWAPQLEILAHGATAAFMSHCGWNSTMESLSHGKPILAWPMHSDQPWDADFLCKYLKVGLLVRPWEKHSEVVPSAAIQEVIEEAMVSDNGMVVRHRAKVLGEAVRASVGEGGSSTKGLDDFVAYITR from the coding sequence ATGGCGGTTGACTCGTTGGAATCGGTGGCCTTCGTCGCGGTGCCCTTCCCTGCGCAGGGTCACCTGAACCAGCTGATGCACCTGTCCCTGCTGGTCGCGAAGCGGGGGATCTCGGTGCACtacgcggcgccggcgccgcacgTCCGGCAGGCGCGGTCGCGCGTGCACGGCTGGGACCCCGACGCGCTCGGCTCCATCAAGTTCCACGACCTCGACGTCTCCACCTACGAGTCCCCGCCCCCCGACCCGACCGCCCCGTCCCCGTTCCCGAACCACCTGATGCCGATGTTCGAGACCTTCACCACCGCCGCGCGCGCCCCTCTCGGAGTCCTCCTGCAGACGCTCTCCGCCACCCACCGCCGCGTCGTCGTCGTCTACGACAAGCTCAACTCCTTCGCCGCCGTCGAGGCGGCGCGGCTCAGCAACGGCGAGGCCTTCGGGCTGCAGTGCGTCGCCATCTCCTACAACATCGGGTGGCTGGACGCCGGCCACAGGCTCATCACCGACCACGGCCTGCAGTTCCTCCCCATCGACGTCTGCATGTCCAAGGAGTTCGTGGAGTACGTGTTCAGGACGGAGAAGGAGCTGCAGGAAGCGGGAGGCGTCGCCTCCGCCGGCCTCGTCATGAACACGTGCCGCGCGCTCGAGGGCGAgttcatcgacgccatcgccgagTACCCGGAGTTCAAGGACCAGAAGCTCTTCGCGGTCGGGCCGCTGAACCCGCTGCTGGACGCGAGCGCCAGGGCACCGCCGGGGAAGACGCGGCACGAGTGCATGGAGTGGCTCGACAAGCAGCCGCCGGCGTCGGTGCTCTATGTGTCCTTTGGAACCACGTCGTCATTTCGGGTAGAGCAGATTGCCGAGATAGCCGCGGCACTCAAGGGCAGCAAGCAGAGGTTCATCTGGGTATTACGCGACGCCGACCGGGCCGACATATTTGCAGAGTCAGGCAGCGAGAGTCCGTACGAGAAGCTCCTGTCCAAGTTCACTGCAGACACTGAGGGGACGGGGCTGGTGATCACCGGGTGGGCACCGCAGCTGGAGATCCTGGCGCACGGTGCCACCGCGGCTTTCATGAGCCACTGCGGCTGGAACTCGACTATGGAGAGCCTGAGCCACGGTAAGCCGATCCTCGCCTGGCCAATGCACTCCGACCAGCCGTGGGACGCGGACTTTCTCTGCAAGTACCTCAAGGTCGGCCTCCTCGTGAGGCCATGGGAGAAGCACAGTGAGGTGGTGCCGTCGGCGGCCATCCAGGAGGTGATCGAGGAGGCGATGGTCTCGGACAATGGGATGGTGGTGCGGCACCGGGCAAAGGTGCTCGGTGAGGCTGTCCGTGCCTCCGTAGGGGAGGGTGGCTCCTCGACCAAAGGCCTTGATGACTTTGTTGCTTACATCACAAGGTGA